The DNA sequence AGCGCGCATTTTTCCGCCTTCCAGATCTTCTACAGAGTTAATCGCTTTTTTACTATAAATGCCCTGTGGTGGCCATGGCACAGAATACAACAACATCATGTTATCTTCGGCCAGTTTGCTCTCTATCGTTGCTTTTGATACATCGTATAACTTCTTCGCCTGATCAAAATCAGTGGCTAAAAACGGCAGGTTATCAAGCTTAAACACGGGATCCTCATTACCTAAGATACCGATAAAAACTTCGCCGATAGAAATCTGGCGCGAACGTACCGCACGAACGATCTCTTTATGGTTGATTAACGAACCACCTGCATGAACGACTATCTCAAGCTCACCATCGGTTGCCGCTTTAACATCTTCAGCAAATTGACGGATGTTCTGGGTATGATGAGTTGAGTCGACGTAAGGTGTCGCCATATCCCATCGGGTGCTGGCAAAACTGGTCGAAGTGGCCGCTATCGCAAGCAGCATTGTGGTTGTTTTAAGAAATACTCTCATTGTTTTAGTTCCTTTTTTAAAACCTCAGGTTGATTAGACCTATCTGCGGTCAGATCATTAAATTAAGCCATTTTATTTTGCTGTTATTAAAAAATAACAGCTAATTAAAATAGATAACACTTACTACAACTTTCAATAATAATAACTGCACAACTTAAATTTGAGGCCTGAACTTATACGTCCCGCAACAGTTTGGCAACAAATTAAAAACAATTTGCTTACAAATCGTCTTCAATGTATCTTTGAATCACACTTTTGGAGTCATGATAAGATTCATTTCTCGGATCTGATAGGATCGTATCGCTCTCAAATAATTACCCTAACGTCAAAATAGGAAGGTAGAAATGAAACTTAATTGCGATATGGGAGAAAGTTTTGGTATCTGGGAAATGGGCTTAGATGAAGCGGTGATACCTTGGATTGATATGGCTAATATCGCCTGCGGATTCCATGCATCGGATCCGGATGTGATGGCCAAAACCGTTCAGTCAGCCGTTAAAAAAAACGTCCAGATTGGTGCCCACCCCGGGTATAACGATAAAATAGGTTTTGGACGACGCAGTATTCCCCATACCCAAAAGCAGATATCCCACTTGATCGCCTACCAGACCGGTGCCCTGCAAGCAATCTGCCAGCTCTATGGCGGTAATGTTGAATATGTCAAACCCCATGGTGCGCTGTATAACGATATGATGGTCGATCAAGATATTTTTCGCGCCGTTATTGACGGTCTGACCAAGCTGTCTCCCCGGCCGGCGCTGATGATCCTCGCCCAAACGGATAATAGCCTTTACAAGGGTATTGCTGATCAGGCGGGCGTGCGCTTAATTTTAGAAGCCTTTGCCGACAGGGCCTACACACCTGAAGGCCGACTTGCTCCGCGCTCACAAGCAGGTGCGGTATATCATTGCCCAGAGCAAATTATCAAACAGGTTATGCAATT is a window from the Psychromonas ingrahamii 37 genome containing:
- a CDS encoding TRAP transporter substrate-binding protein codes for the protein MRVFLKTTTMLLAIAATSTSFASTRWDMATPYVDSTHHTQNIRQFAEDVKAATDGELEIVVHAGGSLINHKEIVRAVRSRQISIGEVFIGILGNEDPVFKLDNLPFLATDFDQAKKLYDVSKATIESKLAEDNMMLLYSVPWPPQGIYSKKAINSVEDLEGGKMRAYSSTLSQLSVLLKASPTTVQTVEIPQAFSTGIIDMMITSPTTGVSSQSWDYVSHYTDVQAWIPKNMVIINTRAFKRLDEKTQQGLLQASADAELRGWEMAKKETALNTKILADKGMNVAAPTKALMSSLNDIGDVMAKDWIKEAGSEGEAILEAYKK
- a CDS encoding 5-oxoprolinase subunit PxpA, coding for MKLNCDMGESFGIWEMGLDEAVIPWIDMANIACGFHASDPDVMAKTVQSAVKKNVQIGAHPGYNDKIGFGRRSIPHTQKQISHLIAYQTGALQAICQLYGGNVEYVKPHGALYNDMMVDQDIFRAVIDGLTKLSPRPALMILAQTDNSLYKGIADQAGVRLILEAFADRAYTPEGRLAPRSQAGAVYHCPEQIIKQVMQLAKNGCVTTIEGGQLQLNADSVCVHGDNPESVATVEQLFRALNP